GGCTTCCCCCCGAAGCCATCCAGGTATGCGTGCAGATACTGTCCTGTTTTCGGGGTCGGGATAGAGGGGTGTCCGAAAGATAAAGAAGAGTTGAAGGGTAAAGAGGCCCCGGCATGAAGCTACGCTTAAAGGCGCTCATCATGGTTGTATCGCGGGTCGAGGCGGTGGAGGCCGCGGTTGAGCAGCTGTCGCCGGAGATCGTGGCCGTTATCACTTCCCAGGGTATCGCCGGAGATGTCGCGGTCGAGTGTCAGAGGCTGAAGGACCGGGTGAAGTTTCTCTACGCGATAGTGGACTCACCGATGGAGATCCAGCACTCCTTTGGACGCTTCGAGCATCTGTTCGGGCTCCTTGAAGAGCGGGGATACCCGGCGAAGGATGTCGTGCTCGACGCGACCGGAGGCACGACGACGATGCGCCTCGGTACGGCCCTCGCGGCGATCTCGAAGGGCGTTCGCATGGTCCATCAGCGCGTCCACATGGACCTTGTGGATGGCGAGTGGATACGCGACGAGTCGAAGCCCATCGAAATCGTCCCGATGGAGAACCCCCTTGAATCAACCGGTCTTCTACGAGAAGGTCAGGGCGTGGAACTCTTCGACCGCCGCGACTACGGGGCCGCCGCCCTTATCTTCGCCGACGTAGCCCTGAAGGTCGAGGGCGCCGAACGAAGCCACTACTACACCGGCCTCACCCGCCTCTCGGAAGGCTACGCCGCCTGGGATGTCGCAGATTACGGAACCGCTCTCGAAAAGCTCTCCGCCGCGCGAAAGGAACTCTCGACAAGCTTCTCGGACACGACCTTTGCCGCCCGGGCCGCGAAACTTTCCGCCGTAACCTCCGCCAACCTGGAGTTCCTCGGCAAGGTCCGGGGCGACCTCTCCCTGGAGAACGTCGTGGACATGCTGGAGAACGCCCGCCGCCGCATCGAAGACCAGAACCGCTACGATGACGGCGTCGCTCGACTATATCGCTGCATAGAAATGCTGCATCAATACAATCTGTACAGAAAGCACGGTCTGAAGACAAAAAGCCTGGACTGGGGCAGGGTTTCGGAGAAAGACAAAAAGGTGTTTCTGGAGCGGACGGGCTCTGGGCGGTTACCGGGAGACCTCGACCTGATGCGCTCTCGGGTGCTGGATCAGGTTCTTGAAGGAAAGGCGGCCGGGTTGGAGGAGAATGTGTTCCGGGACCTTCTGCAGCAGCGCAACAATTCTATCCTGGCGCATGGTTTCGAGCCGATAAGTTCAGCCTCCGCCCGTAATTTCCTGCGGTACGTGGATGAGGCGATCAGCCGACCGCAGGTGGCCGAGAAAGCCCGGCATCCACGTCTGAAATAACGTCGGGGCTCCGGGGGTCGGGGTGATTGACAAGCCGGACCGGTGAGCCGTAAACTCCTGCGAACCACATGAGGGGAGAGATGCTTGCACATATTCACGAGTCCCGCCTGTGAGGATCACGTAAACGCCAACGCTTCGGTCGAATCGCCGAAGAGGTATCCGGCGATGGTCTCGGGCGTCGAGGCCGCCAGACTCGCCGGGGCCGGGCTTGAGTACCGCGATGTGAAACCCGCCGACGATGAGCAGTTGCTGCGGGTTCACGACCGGGGCTACCTTGACCTTATCCGCAGAACATCGGAGTCCGGCGGCGGCTACCTCGACGGTGATACGGCGGTCAACGGACGGTCCTGGGACGTGACCCGGCTTGCGAGCGGGGCTGCGGTCGGGGCGGTCGAGGCGGCGATGGACGGGGAGGTCTCGTTCGCGGTGGTGAGGCCGCCGGGGCATCACGCCGGGTCGGACTATGCGATGGGCTTCTGCCTGACAAACCACGCCGCCGTCGCCGCCGCACACGCAAGAAGCCTCGGGGCGGAGCGGGTCGCAGTTCTTGACTGGGACGTGCATCACGGCAACGGGACACAGGATATCTTCTACGGCCGGGCCGACGTACTCTATCTCTCCGTTCACCGGGGCGGGATGTTCTATCCGGGTACGGGGCGACTGGACGAGGTCGGGGAGGGCGCGGGCGCCGGTTTCACGGTGAACATCCCGCTGCGCGGTGGAAGCGGGAGCGCGGAGTACGGGGCCGTATTCCTGGGGGTCTTGATCCCGATCCTCAAAGAATACGCGCCGGAGGTGCTGATCGTCTCGGCGGGCTACGACGCCCACGCTGCGGACCCGCTCGGTGGTATGAGCCTTCGAACCGGGGACTTCGGTCGCTTCGCGGGGTCTCTGACAGCGCTCTGTCGGGAGGTCGGGGCCGGGCCGCCGGCCTTTGTAGCCGAAGGCGGATACAGCCTCGAATCCCTGAGCCAGAGCGTCGCAGCCACCATCACCGGGGCGACCGGGGGGGCGGTGGACGGGCAAACCGTCCCCGAGCCACCGGTTATCTCCGGGAAACTCCGTGACGCGCTCTCGCCTTACTGGAGATGCCTGAGAAGAGCCGTGGAAGACAAGTCGCCGTCATAGGGTCCTGCAGGGTCTGCTAGCATTCCGGTAGCCTCGGCAGGTCGAGGCGGTTTCACATACCGGGAAGAGACGTAGCGGATGGCGATAGACGGTATCCAGAAAGACACGCAAGAACCCGTAGCATCCGGCAAGCCTCAGCGGGTCGTCGAGGCGGGGACCGTCCGGCTGTTGCAGTTTCTTGACTGGGTCGTGCCGCTGGTCTTTGTGTTCGCGCTGCTCACGACGATAGCGAGCCTGTTCTTCGAGGACGGCGGGACCGTCGTGGCGACGGGGATACTCTTCTGTTACGGGCTGACGCTCGTTGCTGCGCGGGCGCTCGTCGAGCGGGGGAGCAGCGAGCCCGCTGTCCTGATCATCTGCTTCGGGCTGCTCGTCGCCGCGCTCGCCATGAGCCTGGTCTACCCGCAGTGGATACCGATACTCGTTATCACGCCGCTGCTCTCGGTGGCGGTCGCGCTGCCCTACGTCGAGGGCCGGACGCTTCTGCGGTTGATCTTCTCTACCTGGGTCATCGCGGTCGTGATGGTCGCGGTGAGCCGGATCTCCGTGCGGCCTCAGGCCCTGCCGACCTGGTTTATGGACGTGTTCACCATAAGCGCGGTCGCGGCGGCGGTTGCCGTGGTGCTGCTCCTGCTCTGGCAGTTCTCAAGCCGCCTGAGGGATACGCTGGAGCAGACCCGCACCGCCGAAGAACGCTACGCCCTTGTCGAGCGGGGGGTCAACGACGGGCTGTGGGACTGGGACCTCACCCTGAACGTCATCTACTACTCGCCCCGGTGGAAAGCTATGATCCAGGCCCCCGAAACCTCCGTCGGAAAGAGCCCCGACGAGTGGTTCTCCCGCGTACACCCCTCGGACTCGGAGAACCTCCGCCAAGAGATAGACGCCCACCTTGAAGGGCGCAAGAGCCACCTTGAGGTCGAGTACCGCATCCGCAGCGAGGAGCCGGGCCTCGGTTGCCTCTGGATGCTCTGCCGGGGGCTTGCGGTGCGCGACGAAACCGGAGAACCGATAAGGCTCGCCGGATCCCAGACGGACATCACCCGCAGAAAAGAGGCCGAGGAGCGGTTGATCCACGAAGCGCTGCACGACTCCCTGACCGGACTCCCGAACCGGGAGATGTTCCTCTCCTATCTTGGGAGGGTGATCGCCGGAAGAAGAGGCGCCGCTGGTAAGCCTCTTTTCTCCGTACTCTTTATAGACCTCGACAACTTCAAGACCATAAACGACTCGCTCGGACACGACATGGGGGACGGCCTGCTGGTCGCGGTCTCGGAGCGGCTCAGAAGCTCCCTCCGTCCGAGGGACATCGTGGCGAGGCTCAGCGGCGATGAGTTCACCGTGCTCATGGAAGGAACGGTCAGCGAACAGGAGGCCAACCGCGTCGCATCGAGGCTTCTGGACGATCTCAAAGCCCCGTTTATGGTGAAGGGCTACGAGTTGTACACGACGGCGAGCATCGGCCTCGTCGTCGACAACGGCGAGTACGGGAGCGCCGAGGAACCCCTGCGCGATGCGGACACCGCAATGTACCGGGCAAAGGCGCTCGGGCGTTCCGGCATCGGCATCTTCGAGAGCACGATGCACTCGCGGGCGGTCGCCCTCTTCCGGCTCGAAACGGAACTCCGGCGGGCGATGGAACGCAAGGAGTTCGTGGTCCACTACCAGCCGATAATCTCCCTCAAGACCGGGCGCATCGTCGGGGTCGAAGCCCTGGTACGGTGGGAGCACCCCGAGCGCGGCCTGCTCCCGCCCGCCGAGTTCATCCCCGTCGCCGAGGAGACCGGGCTGGTCCTTACAATAGAACTCTTTGTCCTCAGGGAAGCCTGTCATCAGACCGCGCTCTGGCAGAAGCGGTTCCCCGAGCATCAGCCCCTCAACCTCAACGTCAACCTCTCGCGCAACCAGCTCGCCCGGCCCGAGCTCATAGATCAGACCGGAGAAATACTGCGCGAGTCCAGCCTGAGCCCGAGTTCCCTGCGACTCGAGATCACCGAGAGCGTCCTTATGCAGAACCCGGACCTCGCCGCCCTGACCCTCTCACGCCTGCGCGAGATGAACATACAGGTCCATATAGACGACTTCGGCACCGGCTACTCCTCGCTCTCCGCCCTGCACAGCTTCCCGATAGACTCGCTCAAGGTGGACCGCTCGTTTATCGCCCGGCTCGCCCCCGGCGACGAGGCCGAGATAGTCCAGACCATCGTAACCCTCGCTCACAACCTCGGCCTCGACGTTGTCGCCGAAGGCATAGAGACCGAATCGCACCTCGAACGGCTGCGGGACATGGGCTGCGACTTCGGGCAGGGCTTTCTTTTCTCGAAGCCGCTCGACAAGACCTCTCTGCAGAAGCTCCTCGAACTCGACCCCCGCTGGTAGCCTGATCTTACCCGAGCCTTCTCTAATGGTCCTCGGGCGTCCGGTAGCGGGAGGACTCCAGCGACCAGTCGAGGTTGCCGCGCATCCGGGAGCGCAGAACGGAGACGTAGCGTTCAAGGTTCTCATCTATCGTCCGCCCGAAGGATGGCAGCCGCTCCTGCGTTGCGAGGAACTCCCCGACCTCCCGGTCGTGCATCTCGACCGCCGCCCTGCGAGCCTCCTCGATGCTTTTCAGGGACAGGCTCTCCTTCAGGACCAGCACGATGTTGTGTACGTCGCCGCTTGCGAGTTCTTTTCTCAGGGAGATGATGTCGTTCGCCCAGCAGACGGCGTTGTTGGAGCGGCGCGTAAGGGAGTTGACGATCGGGTGTCCGTGAACCTCAGGCGGAAGGTAGATGTCGGTGGTGATCTCGATAAAATCCGCATCCACGAACATGCCGCCGGTTATGGGTCGCATCCGGGAGTAGGTCTGCAGATCCGGTACGGTGTCGCGGCTCCGGTTTGAGGCCTCCCAGAGCGTCGAGTCGAAGTGTTCTTTTACGCTTCTGACGAACCGCCTGAGCCAGAGCGCGGCCGGCACCACGGGCAGCAGCCTGCGCCTGAGATCCGACATGGCGAAGGTCAGGAAGCTCTCTCTCGGTCGCGGCTCGGAGCCGCCGAGCACCTCCATGTAACGCGAGTCCTGAGCGGCGAGAAGATCCGGGCGGCGGCCGATCTGAGCCTCGTCGCAGAGGTCGTCCCGGAAGAACATCCAGGCGTACCAGTCGGAGATGAGCCGCAGACGGTCCCTCGGCGCGCTCGGATGAAACCGCCCGGCGAGCCGCCCGATGTTCGTAGCCCGGACTTTCAGGCGGTCCTCCCTAGTCTCGATAAGGCCCAGACCGTCGGCCCAGCCAACGGTCTCGCGGTGAACCTCGTCGGCGTGCGGGTTGATGCTTGGAGGGAACGGGTAGGCAAGGCCGGGCCAGGCGCTCTGGCTCATTGGCTCCCCCTTTTCGGGCCTCGGAGTCCTGACGGTAACAGGCTTTGAGGCGGATTCTCCGGCCGCTTCTAGGCTGCTTCGATTGATGTTATCACGCGGTTTTTCCCCGCGCTCTTGGCCCGGTAGAGCGCGGCGTCGGCGGTTTCTATAAAGTCCTCGACCGAGCGCATGCCCCCCGTCAACTCGCAGGCGCCGACCGAAACGGTCATGACCGGACCACCGTTCTCGGGGCGGCAAAAGGACTCGACGTTCAGGCGGATCCTCTCCAGCACGACCTTTGCATCGGCGATTTCACAGGCGAGCAGGACAACGAACTCCTCGCCGCCGTACCGCGCCACGAGGTCGTCGGCCCTGAGAGAGCTTCTGAGTATGTCGGCAACGCTTCTCAGCGCGGCGTTCCCCGACTCATGGCCCCGGGCGTCGTTATAGGACTTGAAGTCGTCAAGGTCGAGCATCGCCAGCGAGAGCGGTATCCCGTACTCCCTTGCCTGAAGCATCTTCCGGGAAGCCGCCCGACGGAAGTAAGCCTGATTATGCAGGGCCGTCAGCGGATCGACGTTCGCCGAGCGCCTGAGGGCCGAGACCTCCTCTCGCTCCGAACGGAAAAGGTACAGCACCGCAAGCAGGAGGAAAGCAACCCCCGGACCCTCCAGAAACACGCTCCAGAGCATGATCCCGGCAACGCTGTCGCCCGCGCTGGTAAGGCCGATCAAAGCATTCCTCAGCTGCGCGACAACGGAGACAAGACCCGCCAGCACCACCAGCGTCAGGATGCGCCTCTGAAGCCGCAGGGTAAGCTCCGGCATGATCCTCACCGCGAGATAGACGAAGGCGCAAAGACCCGCCAGCATCAAACCGGAACCGAGCCACAGAAAACTCACCATACCTCCCCATCGGACGGGAGCGTGACCACTCGAAACCTCCACAAACCATCGGACTTCTTATCTGCGTAGCAAGCGCATGCAACGGTCGAATACCGTGTCCGCTGCACGATCGTATTCTACAACGCAGATATGTATTCCGTGAACACCTGGCCTGTCCCCCAAACGGGAAACGGCCCCGGCAAGGACCGGAGCCGCGGGTTCTCTCTGCTCTGGTGGTCGGGGTCTAGCCGTCTTCGGTTTTTCCGTAGCGTCTGCTTTTCCCGGTGGCCAGGACAAACCTACGCCTTGCCCCGGAGTTCAGGACGGCGTTCTGTCCGTTCACGACGGCACCGCCGACGGTGGACCCGATGGCCCCGGTCGCAACCGGTACGTCGGCGGAAGAATCGCCGGAGGAGACGGTCGAGTAATTCTCGACCGTCTGGCTGGAGGTCGAGACCGAACCGGAGCCGGTGGCTACGCCGGTAGCGATGACCGGATCAACCGCCTGCGGGACGTTCGTCTGCGGGATGCTCGGCTGTGGAATATTCGTCTGGGGAACGTCCGTGTAGTGAACGACTTCCTTGTAGTAGACGGGCTGGGGCGGTGCGGGCTCGTAGTAAACCGGCTCTTCGTAGGCCACCTCCTGAGAGACCGGCTGCGGGGCTTCAGCGATGGCGACCTCCTGAGAGTGAGAGGCCGACTCCTCTTCACGCACGGGCTTCGGGTCTTCAGCGGCGATCTCCCCGGCGGCCGCCGTTTCCCCCTGCGGGGCGGCTTCCGGTTCCGACTTCGACTTCGGTTCCGGCTCCGGTTCCTTGCTGGCGGAGGCGACCCGGGCCTCGGGGGGTTCCGGTCCGGCCGCGCTTTCGGCTGTATCTTCATTTTCGGCGGCGGCTCCGGTACGGGCGACTATCTCGCCCTCATCGGTCGAGTCGTCGGTGACGATCGTCCCGACCGAGCCGTCGGCGGCCCGGCCGATGGCGAAGGCGGTGTAGGTCTTGCCCGCCTCGACCGAAACGTCGGGGACGGAGAAGGCCGGGGTATCGGCGCCGGCGGGCGTTACGTCGAGGGTGTAGGTGCCCTCGTCGACCTCGACGTAGCTGGAGGCGTTCGCAAAGCCGGGCAGGGCGAAAAGGTCGGGGCCGTCGGCGACGCTGACCTGCGCCGGTCCAACGTCCGGTACGGCGTGGATGACCCGCACCTTCGCTTTGTCCTCCTCGGCCCGGCGCTCGTCCTCGAAGAGCCGCGCGCCGAAGGTCTCGTCGGCGAGCAGCCCGACGCCGGCTATGGTGTAGCATCTGCCCGCTTCGGCGCTGATCTCAACCTCCAAAACCGGCTCGGAGCTGTCTGCGGTGGCGTAGACCGCGAGCTTGTGCGGGCCCGCCGGAAGGGTGAGGTAAGGGGTGGCATCGAGGTACGACACGTCCGAGAGGGCTTCGATCTCCTTGCCGTCAACCGTTACCTTTACCGCCGGGGCGTCGGGCGAGAGGTGGATCATGCGCACCTTTGCCTCGCCGTCCTGGGCGAGCGCCGGGGCGACAAAGAAGAGCGTCGCGAGTATGAAGCCTACAAGGAACTGCACATCACGGATCGGGTTCCCGAGAGGAGAACGTATAGACCACAACACCCGATCTAGACGACGCGGCTTGCGCCGCCGGGACCCGCCGGGTCGCCCGCTACCCCGGTTCTCGTTGTCGGTACCGTAGTTTATGCCTGTGGTATGCATTCTTCTCCTCTTGCATCGCTGAAAGAACCTTCTCCGATGAGGATCACCGCATAGCGGTTGGCCTCTCCGTCGTACTCGGCACGCTCGAACTCGCACGGGGCGAGGTCGGGGTCCTCGAAGTAGATAAACTCCGTGTTCGTGTCCTCGGCCCGGGCGGCGAGGTCTATCCTGCCGCCGACATACCGCGACTCTGGCGACACCTCACCGACAAAGTCCCGGATGCACCGCTCGTCCTCCTCCGATGTGCCGCCGCACGAACCGACCGACTCACTCAACCCCGCCAGCAGGGCCCGGTCCCCGCCACCCTCCGAAGCCTCGGGCTGCTCCTCGGGAGCCTCTTCGTCAGGAGCTTCTTCATCCGAAGCTTCCTTATCCGGGGCTTCTTCCCGAGGCTGTTCCTCGGGTGGCGGCTCTTCCGAGGTCTCTTCGCGCTCGGTGGCGGGTTCGGCTTCCGGGTTTGTGTTTTCCTCCCCCGTGGTGGCCTCTTCGGTCGCTTCGGGGGCGGCTGGTTCATCGGCGTTCCGGTCGGGGGACGATTCCCGGACGTTCCGTACGTCGCTGATTTCGGGCTCCGGGGAGCGACTCTGGTAGAAAAGGACACCGTTGGCAAGAAGGATCACGGCCAGCACGGCGACGACCGCCACCGGAGTGTTCAGCTTCTCAAGGATGTTCTTTATCATGCCGCGCTTCTCTTCCCTGATTTCCCGACAACGCTCCCGGACCTCGCAGATATCCTGATGCTTTCGGCTGGTTTTACTGAAAGCTCCGGCAGTATGTACTCTCTACGCCGACAAAGCAATGCTCGGATCACTACGAAACCCCGGTTTGCCATGGCCGTGCGTTTCGTGTCCGTACCGGCCCCGAGCCAGTCCCCATGCTGCACGGACTTTTACATCCGTCCTGCGCCGGGGAACGTACTATCGTACCGGACAGAGCAAGCAGGAGCGTCACCACGAAAGCCAGCAGCAGGGAGCCATGAGATGCCCGAGAACGTCCGTTTCAAGAAACCGTACCCGAGGACTTTCGCCCTGGGCGCGACCTTTATCGTAACCGCTCTGCTCGTCTCCTGCGGCGCGGAGTCCGGCGGGGGAGACCAGCCGCAGCCGGAGGACAACGGGTCGAACTCACCGGAGACCACGGCGATAACGGAGGAGACGACCGGGGCATTGTCCGGCGCGGAGGTCGGTGAGGAGGAAGAGGCAAACATGCTCCCGGCACGGGGGATAAAAAAGGAAGATTCCCGGCCCCTCCCCGAAAACCCGCCCGAAGGAACAGAAGTCTACCCCGCCTCCACCAACAGGCTTGTAGACGGGGAGATAGACTACGAGCGGAGCCCGGCGACCAACGGAGATCACAACCCCTTCTGGCAGAACTGCGGCTTCTACGACGAGCCGGTCATGGAGGAGAAGGCCGTTCACAGCCTCGACCACGGTGTTGTCTGGATCACCTACCGGCCCGACCTCGCGCAGCCCGAGATAGACGCCCTGCGCGATACCTACGGCACCGAACCCTACGTGATAGTAAGCCCCTACGAAGAGCAGAATTCGCCCGTCGTTGCGACGGCGTGGCGCGTCCAGCTCGGAGACCTCGACTCCGCCACCGACCCACGCCTCACACAGTTCGTGGACGATTTCCGTGTCAGCGAGCTCGCCCCGCTCTCCGGCAACGGCTGCGTCGGCGGCAGCGGCGAGCCGACGGTCGCCGGGCCGGAGGATTACTACCGGGAGGGTTAGGGCAACCCGCTCTAACGCCAGCCGAGGGTGGCGAGGTCGAGGCGTTCGGTGTCTTCCGCGCTTATCTTCCACCCGAGGGCCCCGGCGTTCTGCGTCGCCTGACGGGCGTCCTTTGCCCCCGGTATCGGCATCGCACCCTTCAGGATAAGCCAGTTCAGGGCGACCTGCGACGGTTCCTTCCCGTTCTCGCGCCCGATGCGGCGCAGCTCGTCAACGACGGGTTCGACCCGCTTCAGGTTGGCCGCCGAGAAGGCCCGTCCGTAGCGGCGCATAAGGCCGGAGGGCCTGTCGCCGGGTCGGTACTTGCCCGTCAAGAGCCCCTGAGCGATGGGGCTGTAGGCGATCAGGGTAACCCCGAGGTCGCGGCAGGCTTCAAGGACGCCGTTTGTCTCGGGCCTGCGGTGCAGGAGGCTGTAGTGAACCTGGTTGGAGGCGAGCCTCACGCCCTGACGGTCCAGCTGCTCGTGGGCGCGGCGCATCGCGTCCGCCGAGTAGTTGCTCACCCCGACGTGCTTTGTCCTGCCGGACTTCACGGCTTCGGCAAGGGTGTCTATCAGGCCGCGCGGCGGGGGGATAGGGGAGTTGAAGTGGATCTGATAAAGGTCCACCTGCGCCACTCCGAGCCGGAGCAGGCTTGCATCGAGGGCGTCGAGGAGCGACGACGCGCTTAAACGGTACGGCAGCGGCGCGAACTTCGTGGCGATGACCGGCTCTTCGTCGAAGCCGCCTTCGCGGAGGATCTCACCGATCAACGCCTCGGATTTGCCGTTGCCGTAGATCTCCGCCGTGTCCACGAAGCGAACGCCGCCGCCGACGCTGGCCCGGAACGCCTCCCCGACCTCGCGTCTGCCGTACTCTTTGCCGTAGCCCCAGATCTGCGACGTACCCCACGCCCACGCTCCGACGCCGAGCGGCGCGGTCCCCAGTTTTTCGGCGAGCGTAACTTCTGTATCCTGCATGATCTTTGCCTCCCGGTAGTGGTCGTGGCTGGTATAAGCTTCCCTGCATTGCGAACCTTGCAAACAAGCCAAAGGCGCAACACGTCAAACTACGAAGAAGAGCAGCGGAGGTTCTATGAGGGAACTGAACCCGAAACTCCTTGAAAACCCCGGCATCGGAAGGGACCTCGACATCGAGTTCACGAGCGTCGCCCCCGACAAGGTCGTCGCGACGATGCCCGTCGACGAACGCCACGTCCAGCCGCTCGGTTACCTGCACGGCGGCGTGAGCGTCGTTCTGGCCGAGTCGGTAGCGAGCGTCGGGGCGTGGGTGAACTGCGAAGAGGGCCAGACGGCCTTCGGGACGGAGATCAACGCAAGCCACCTGCGCGCCAGACGCGACGGAACCCTCACCGCGACGGGAGTTCCCCTGCATCGCGGCGGGTCTTCCCAGACCTGGCAGGTCGAGATAAAGGATGAGCGGGGACGGATGGTCTGCGTCTCGCGCTGCTCCCTCGCCGTCGTGAAGGCCCGACCCGAGGCTGGAGGTTCCTGATGACTCCGTCCGAAAACCCCCCGCACGACCGCACCCGGATGGTTTCGTGGGAAGACCCGGCGCTGACAGCCGCCGCAGCGGCGGAGATGTCCGGCCTCGACTTTATCCGGGCGATGGCTTCGGGCGAGGTCTCTTCGCCGCCGATAGCCCGGCTTATGGGCTTTCACGTCTCGGAGGTCTCGGAGGGACGGGTGGTCTTTACCGTGGAACCGGGCGAGCATCACTACAACCCGATAGGCGCGGTTCACGGCGGTCTTGCCTGTGCGCTCTTTGACTCCGCGATGGGCTGCGCCGTCCATACCGCGCTCCCCGCCGGGACGGGCTACACGACCTTGGAGCTGAAGGTGAACTTCCTGCGACCCATGACATCGCGGACGGGCGAGGTCCACTGCGAGGGGAAGACCATCCACGTCGGGCGCACGACCGCGACCGCCGAGGCCCGCCTCACAAACGGCGAGGGCAAGCTCTTCGGACACGCCACGACCACCTGCATGGTCTTTCCCGGTGGTCGGATCATCTCCGTTGGGGAGGGGCCGTCCCGGTAGCTCTAGGCCTTTGCGAGCAGAAATTCCCTGACTTCACGGTCAAAGGTCTCGGGACGCTCGGCGTGGGGCAGAAGGGCGGTATCGCGGAAGATCCTGTACGCCGTTCTCGGGTTGTGGCTGAGAAACTGGTTCAGCTGGCTTACCGAAGAGGCCGCCCCGGCCTGCTGACCCCAGACGAGCATCGTCCGGTTTGCGACCCTCGGCCAGTACCCGGCGGCGTTGAAGTTGAGCTTGCCGGAGGCGAACGCCGCCGGGAGATACTGCGACCCCGGCCCGTGCCCGGCCCGGTAGTAAGCCGTCACCAACTCGTCGGTTACCTTGTCCGGGTCGTGGTAGGCGGTTTTCTCCAGAAAGTAGCGGATGCTCTTTCTCGAAGCGAGCGCGTGATAGAGCGCGTACCCGACTACGGGCAGCCGGAACACGCCGTAGACGAAGTCGCCGAGCCTGCCCGAAGGGCGATCCAGCGGCCGGTACCCGGTCGGACAGATAAGGACAAGCTTCTTGAAGAGCCTCGGGTTCCTGACGATGGCTGGCAGGGCGAGAGCCGCCGAGAGGGAACTCGCCACGAGGTGCGTCGGGGTACCGCCGATAACTTCCTTGACGAAGCCTTCCAGCTGCTCCGCTACGTCCTGCGGCCGATACTCCCGGGCGGGC
This sequence is a window from Rubrobacter indicoceani. Protein-coding genes within it:
- a CDS encoding aldo/keto reductase: MQDTEVTLAEKLGTAPLGVGAWAWGTSQIWGYGKEYGRREVGEAFRASVGGGVRFVDTAEIYGNGKSEALIGEILREGGFDEEPVIATKFAPLPYRLSASSLLDALDASLLRLGVAQVDLYQIHFNSPIPPPRGLIDTLAEAVKSGRTKHVGVSNYSADAMRRAHEQLDRQGVRLASNQVHYSLLHRRPETNGVLEACRDLGVTLIAYSPIAQGLLTGKYRPGDRPSGLMRRYGRAFSAANLKRVEPVVDELRRIGRENGKEPSQVALNWLILKGAMPIPGAKDARQATQNAGALGWKISAEDTERLDLATLGWR
- a CDS encoding PaaI family thioesterase, whose translation is MRELNPKLLENPGIGRDLDIEFTSVAPDKVVATMPVDERHVQPLGYLHGGVSVVLAESVASVGAWVNCEEGQTAFGTEINASHLRARRDGTLTATGVPLHRGGSSQTWQVEIKDERGRMVCVSRCSLAVVKARPEAGGS
- a CDS encoding PaaI family thioesterase; this encodes MTPSENPPHDRTRMVSWEDPALTAAAAAEMSGLDFIRAMASGEVSSPPIARLMGFHVSEVSEGRVVFTVEPGEHHYNPIGAVHGGLACALFDSAMGCAVHTALPAGTGYTTLELKVNFLRPMTSRTGEVHCEGKTIHVGRTTATAEARLTNGEGKLFGHATTTCMVFPGGRIISVGEGPSR
- a CDS encoding alpha/beta fold hydrolase, translated to MRSLRGFFMVLGVFAGVAGVLEAMNRRLEAAGTAEVSGIGERRYYGWRGGEISYRVLGEGPPLLLVHGIYAGASSAEFERNIRGLSEDFKVYAVDLLGCGTSEKPAREYRPQDVAEQLEGFVKEVIGGTPTHLVASSLSAALALPAIVRNPRLFKKLVLICPTGYRPLDRPSGRLGDFVYGVFRLPVVGYALYHALASRKSIRYFLEKTAYHDPDKVTDELVTAYYRAGHGPGSQYLPAAFASGKLNFNAAGYWPRVANRTMLVWGQQAGAASSVSQLNQFLSHNPRTAYRIFRDTALLPHAERPETFDREVREFLLAKA